TGGGAGGCGGGCGCGCGGGGATCACTTCTTGGCGAGGAGGCCTTTGCCGGCGTATGCCTTGCCGCCGTGGGCGCGGGGGCCCAGGACGCGCTGGCCATAGCCGTTCTCAGGGTCGCGGCCGCGCTTGAGGGCGCGCTGCACGGCGATCTCGCCGCGGTTGTAGGCGATCACGCCCAGGCGCACGTCGCCGAACATCTCGATCATCGTGCGGAGGTTGCGGAAGCCGAGGCGCATGTTGGTGCGCGGCTCCATCACTTGAGACACCGTGCGGACCTTGGGGTCGATGTCGCGCGCCGTGCCCAGCATGAGCTGGCAGAGGCCCAGCCCGCCGCCCCGGCCCACCGCCTTGGGGTCGAAGACGCTCTCCACGCGGATGATGCGGAAGCCCAGCTCCGGGTCGATGCCCTCGCCCTCGGCGGCCTCGTAGATGGAGCGCGCCATGGTGCCGGTGATGTGGTAGCGGTCCGCCAAGTCCGAGATGGCGATCTCGCGCGCGGACACGCCCTCGTGCGCCTCGATGGCGCGCTTGAGGTAAGGCGTCTCCAGCAGGTCCGGCGTTTTTGGGAGTGCGATGCGCGTCTCGGGCAGCGTATCCGGGTCGCCGCGGCGCGGCCCGAACGAGTCGGGCATGCTGGAGGTGGAGAGCGCCAGCGCGATCCCCGCGATGATGATCGCCGGGAAGGCGAGCAGGATCCACTTGGGGAACGGCGTGCCGGGCGTCAGGCCGCGCCCGGCACGCGGTGCGTCGGTCACGTGTGCCTTCCGGGTGGGTGGTCCGGCGGGCGCGATCGGCGCCCAGCCCCGCCCCTGGCGGCAAGTTCGGGGCCGGTTGCGTGCCCCGCATCGCATCGCGCGCGAGCAGGGCGGGGAAGGCCGCCCCCGGATTGGCATCCTCCGGGCTGGCGGCGGCCGCGCATCTCCCGCCCGGAGAACGCCTGTCGAGCTAGTCCAGCGGCGTTTCGAAGCGATTCACCGTCTTCATCCACCGTTTTCGCTGCACGGCGGTCGCGAGAAGAGCACGCGCGGCGGAGGAGCATACGCGGGGACGAAACCAGGATGTGGCGGCTTACGTAAGCTGCTGCACCCGCCCCGCCGGTTCCTTCCGGCCCCACCGGGCGATTCCACAACACTCCATCTCCAGGTGCAACATGAACAAGACCCGCGCTGTCATGCTCGCCGCCGCCGCGCTCGCCGCCCTGCCCATGTCGTCGCGCGCGCAGGCGTACGCCGTGGACCGGGGAAGCTACATCCTGCAGGGCTCGGCGGGCTGGTCTTCGAGCCGTTTCACGACGGAGATCGCGGGGGCCACGGTCCACCAGCGCAGCACGGACGTGGTGCTCACGCCGGCGGTTCAGTACTTCGTGCGGCCCGGGCTGGCGCTCGGCGGCCAGGTGAACGTGCTGCACTCCGCCAGCGGGGGCAACTCCAGCACGGCATACGGCATCGGCCCCAAGGCCACGTACTACTTCGGTCGCGGCGAGCGGACGTACTATCCGTACATCTCCGCCGGCGCGACGTACGTGCGGGAGACGTTCTCGCACGCCAACGCGGTGGGCGGCGACGGCTCGGCCGGCGCGGTGTTCATGCTCACCCGCAGCGTGGCGCTGGACGGGTCGCTGTACTACCGCCACCTGCAGAACAACGGCGACGACGTGAAGCAGCGGATCAACAACTTCGGCCTCGGCATCGGCGTGACGGCGTTCGCGTTCTGATCCGAGCGCAGCCGGTCCTCATCTCCCGAACGGATGTCGTAGCCGGTAGATGGGGATTGCGAAGCGGTAGATGACGAGCGGGCGGGGCATCCGATGCCTCGCCCGCTCCGCTTTCGGTCGATGGAGGACGATGCGCGGCGATGCGCCCACGATCACGTTCAATCTCGTGGCTCCAGCTCCAGCGCTTCGGCGAGCAGCTCGTACGAGCGCAGCCGGGAGACGAAGTCGTGGGTGACAGTGACGATCATCAGCTCGTCCACGTCGTAGTGCGCGGCGGTGCGGAGGAGCTCGTCGCGCACCTCGGCGGGGTCGCCGGCGATGGTGCGCGCGCCGTTCTCGCCCATGCGGCGCGGCTCACGGGTGCCGCCCAGCTCGGCCAGCGCCTCGGGCACGGAGGGGATGCCGCGGTCACGGCCCTTGGCGATGCGGCGCCGCCATAGCTCCATGCTGGCCGCCAGCTCCACGGCGCGCCCGCTCGTCTCTGCGCAGACGACGGAGAGGGCGACGGAGCCGGCCGGCGTGGCGAGCGCGGCGGACGGGCGAAAGCGCTTGCGGTACGCGCGCATGAGCGGCGCGCCGTCTTCTCCGCTGATGAACTGCGCGAACGAGTAGCCGGTGCCCAGCTCCGCCGCGTGCCCCGCGCCCGCGCCGCCGGAGCCGAGGATCCACACCTGCGGCACGTCCTTCCCGCGCGGCGTGGCGCGCACGCGGGCGAACGGATGCGCCGCGTCCAGCGTCTCGCCTAGCCAGCCCACCATGTCCTCCACCTGCCGCGGAAACCACTCCATGGGCAGGCCGCCGCGTCCGTACTGGAGCGCCTGCACGGTGCGTGCGTCGCCGCCGGGCGCGCGACCCACGCCCAGGTCGATGCGGCCGGGGAAGAGCGTCTGGAGCATGCGGAACTGCTCCGCCACCTTGTAGGGCGAGTAGTGCGAGAGCAGCACGCCGCCGGAGCCCACGCGCATCTCCCGCGTGGCGGCGGCGACCATGGGGATCAGCACCTCGGGCGCGGAGCCGGCGAAGCTGTTGGTGCTGTGGTGCTCGGCCAGCCAGTAGCGCGAGTAGCCCAGCCGCTCGGCCGCGCGCGCCAGCTCCAGCGTCTCGCGCACCGCGTCGGCGCCGGTGCCGCCGGTGCCCACCGGCGACTGGTCCACTACGCCCAACTTCAGCTTCGGCATCGGATGTTCCCGTAGATGTGGTCCTGCCCCTTGCGTTTCCGCGCGCGATGCGACAGTGTCGCAGGCGCCGGGCGCGTTGCCAAGGGCGGGGGAGATGCGCATCTCCCGAATCTCCCCAACGCCTTGCGGTCCAGCCGGACCCGTCGGTTCGATCCTCGTCGGCGTCCTCCTATCGGCTTTTACCCACGGCTTCTCCGCACGATGAATTCCTCGCCGCCCGACTCGGCCCCGGTCACGTTCCAAGCGTTCCTCGCTCCTCCCGCGCCCGCCGGGCCCAGGACTGCATCCACCGGGGTGCGCGTGCTTGCCGGCGGGCTGGGAGGCCTGCTCCTGCTGGGGATGGTCGTGGTCACGTTCGGGGGTGGGCTCGTTCCCCTGCTGGGGATCGGGGTCGCGGCCTGGGTGGCGAGCGCGCGCGGCCGGCGTACCGGCCTGCTGGGAAGCTGGATCGGCGCGACGGCTTCCTCGACGGCCGTGATTCTGGCGTCGATCCTCGTCGTCATGCAGCAGATGCCCGGTCACCCAGTGGATGCGATGCAGAGGGCCACGGACAGCTCGTACCAGGCGCGTCAGGCCGCCCGCCGCGAGAACCGCTCCCCGAAGACTGTCGAAGAGGTCCTTCGTGGCGACTCGGCGAGTGCCGCGCGAGTGCACACTGTGGTCGGCTCCAAGCCGTTCATGTGGTGGACGTTGGCAATGGGCTGTGCGATCGCCAGCACCTTCATCGGAGTGCTGGCCGCCACGCCGGTCTGGGGCGCGCTGGTGCTCTTCCTCTACGGCGTTCGCGGAACGATGCCGTTCACCCCGAAGCTGGACGCGGGCTGAGCTCGACGCGGGATAAAGGCACGGGATGAAGACGCCGCGCATCGGCCGGGGAGCATCGGCTGGTGACCTGGCGACGGAAACGATGACGGAGGATGTGCCGGTGTGGCGCATCCTCCGTCTTTCATCTACCGGCACCTTCGAGAGATGCGGCCCGGCGCGCATCCGCCGGGCCGCCGTGGGTCAGAGAGCGCCGCCCATCCGCAGGTACACGCGCGTGCCGCCACCGCCACCGCCGATGCCGCGGGCGACGTCGATGCGGACGAGGTTGTCCAGGAACGCGAGGCCCACGCCGGCACCGGTGAGCGGGTGCGACTTCCACACGTCCGCGCGGTCGCCCGCCCACCCCGCGTCGCCGAAAAGCGAGAGCCGGGCGAGGGGCACGCCGCGCGTCAGCTCGCCGCGGGCGAGCCACAGGCTGGTGCCGCGCATGGCCGCGGCGTCGTGGCCGCGGACCGTGCCCGCGCCGCCGATCTGCCAGACGCGCTGCGCGGGCACGTCGCCGAACGCCGTCCCGGCGCTGACGCCGACGGCCAGGCCCACGCCGCCGCCCACCAGCCGGTCCGCGCCAAGGCGCAGGAGCGGCCGGCCGAAGCTGCGGTCGCCCGTCTCGCCGTGCAGCTCCAGCTCGGCGTGCGTGCGGAGGCGTGCGGGATCGTCGCCGCGGGCGCCGCGGAGGTGCAGGGTGGCGCCGGCCTGGTCGATCCGATCCGCCGCCAGGTTGGGGCGCACGTCGAACCCGTCGTCGAACGCGCCCCGCAGGCTGGCGTTGGAGCGGGCGCGCACCGGCGACTGCCGCTCGGCGAAGAGGCGCACGTCCCACAGCTGGCGGCGTGCCGCGGCGGGGGCGAGGCGCACCTCGGCGCCGGTGCCGCGGAAGTAGTCGTTGTCGTCGCGCCCCAGCAGCAGCGCGCTCGCGGAGGTGCCGAGCGAGAAGGGCTGCGACGCCGGGTCTACCGCCTGGAGGCCGCGGTACGCCGCGACTTCCATCCGCCGCGCCGCGTTTGCATACGCGCCGGAGAGGCGCGCTCCCACCTCACCCGTGGTGCCTGCGCGCAGCTCCGCCGCCAGCGCCGCGGGGCCGAAGGAGAGCCCGGCACGGGCGCCCAGCGAGAAGCCTTCCACGCGGTTGAAGCGCACCAGGTCCGGCGTGAGCACCTGCAGGGTGGGGCGGCCCATGCCCCACGGCACGCTGGGGATGCTGCCCAGGCGCTCGGTCAGGCTGCGCAGCTCCTCGCCGCCCACGATGCCCTCGCCGTCGTCGTAGATGCCGCCCTCGAACGCGGGCCCGGCCACCAGGTCGGCGTGCTCGTCGCGCGTTACGACGAAGACGCGGTCGCACTTCTCCGCGGGAGGCCGCGCGCCCGCCTTGTCGCCCCGCCGCGCGCGCATGATGCTGTCGCGGCGTGCGTAGCGGCGGGTCGTGTCGCCGTGCTCCATGCGCTCCAGGGCCTCGTTCCACCCCGCGTTCCAGGCGGAGTCGCCCTGCGTGTCCGTGCCGATGCTGATGCTGCCGAAGAAGCGCGGGCGGCACGGCCGAGGCGCCGAGCCCGCCGCGGCGACCTTGCGCAGCGCGGCGGCGGCGGTGGTCGTGGTGTCGCCTTCCACCGTGTAGCCCTCGTAGCCGCGCTCGTACTCGATGGGGAAGCGCGTGCCCGCGAAGCGCGCCACGCCGCGGGCGGCGATGGTGCGCGGCAGCCACCAGCGCAGTCCGATCAGCCCGTAGTCGAGCACCACGTAGTCCAGCTCGGCGCCCGCCTCGGGAGAGAGGACGGAGAGGCCGGAGACGCGGCTGGAGTAGCCGCGGCTCAGGCGGAACGCGGCGCGCACCACGGCGTGCGTGTCGGAGTCGATCCAGAACGAACCGTTGATGAGGTGCGGATCCGGCCGGCGGGCGGCGATGCGAAGCTCCACCGTTCGCACCGTGCGGCCGCCGGGGAGGCGGATGGCAATGCTGTCGCCGGTGGAGAAGCGGTAGTACGCCTCGCTCCCCGGCGCGAGCGGGTGCTGGAGCACGGTGGAGTCCACGCGGAGCAGCATCACCGAGTCCACCGGGTCGAACGCGAGCGCGGGGACGGAGCCGGCGATGTCGGGAGATGCGCGCTTGACCGCGGCGCTCACCGGCGGCGCGACCTCGCGTGCGCCCAGCACCTGCACGCGCACCGTGTCGCGGCTCCAGTCGATGTGCGACGCCGTCTCGCGCCGGAAGAGGAGCCGCTCGGCGCCCGCGACGGCCAGGCGCGCGGAGAGCCGTTCACGTGCCGTGACGTGGTACGCGGTGATGCGGTTGTCCACCACCGCACGGCGGGCGCGGGCGAGGCGGACCAGCTCGCCGGCGCGGGCGTCTCGGTACGAGTCGGCGGGAACCGCCGTCTGTGCGGCGGCGGGTGCGGCGCACAGCAGCAGCGCGAGGGCAGGGAAGAGACGCATGGCCGGGAAGGGCGGGAGAGATCGGGACGGGAGAGGTTGCGCGCCGTCGTACGGCCGCCCGCCGCGCGAAGTTCCACATCCGCGCAGCCCAAACCGCCGCGCATCTTCCCAATCCGGACGTGCCCGGCCGTCCGTACCGCCGCGGAGGTGAGGCAACGTGAAGCGGGGCCGCTCCTTGTGCCGGAGCGGCCCCGCATCTTCATCCCTACCCGGCCTGCCTGCCGTCTGCCGTTACGGGCAGATGTGGCCGCAGCTTCCGGCCGAGCAGTCGAGGATCGGCTTGGTGACCACGAACTGCGCGTGAAGGAAGGTGTCCTGCTCCTCGACCGTCTGGAAAGCGTCGACCGTCAGCTCCTCGACGTTCAGCTTGAGCTTGTTCATGGGTCCGCTCCGGATGAGAGGTTTGCCGGCGCGAAGCTCGCCCCGGCTGTGCAACCTTACGGCGCAATGCGTACGATTGCCGTCATATTATATCCATGTAATCGGATGTCGTCAACGCCTGTTGGCCGATAGGGCGCGTCGGGCGTCGCTGTAGCGTCTATCTGCGTTGCTCTCGCCACCTTCCCGATGCACGCCGACAACGGGCGCTCTCCCTCTCCACAGCTTCGCGTCCGATGGCTCCGGCTCGGCCGATGAGCTGCCGGACGAGCGCGACGCAGACCGGGAGATGCGAAGCGCTAGCAGGGGATGCGCTCCGCTCGACTCGGGACGGGTAAGGCGCGCAGGATGTTCGGTTGACGGGTCCGGCGGTGGTATCTACGTTGCGCCGTCGCCCCCAGTCTCCCGTTCCGGAAGGTCCGTTGCGCCGTCTCGCCGCTGTCGCCGCAGTCCTGCTAGCCTGCGCCTGCGCGGCGCCCCGGCCGTCTCCCGCACCCGTCGCCGTTCCGCCGCCCGCCGACACCGCCGCTGTCCGTCCCCAGCCGGGCGCCGAGCACGGATCGCACTGGGTGGAGCGCA
This sequence is a window from Longimicrobiaceae bacterium. Protein-coding genes within it:
- a CDS encoding LLM class flavin-dependent oxidoreductase translates to MPKLKLGVVDQSPVGTGGTGADAVRETLELARAAERLGYSRYWLAEHHSTNSFAGSAPEVLIPMVAAATREMRVGSGGVLLSHYSPYKVAEQFRMLQTLFPGRIDLGVGRAPGGDARTVQALQYGRGGLPMEWFPRQVEDMVGWLGETLDAAHPFARVRATPRGKDVPQVWILGSGGAGAGHAAELGTGYSFAQFISGEDGAPLMRAYRKRFRPSAALATPAGSVALSVVCAETSGRAVELAASMELWRRRIAKGRDRGIPSVPEALAELGGTREPRRMGENGARTIAGDPAEVRDELLRTAAHYDVDELMIVTVTHDFVSRLRSYELLAEALELEPRD
- a CDS encoding outer membrane beta-barrel protein, translated to MNKTRAVMLAAAALAALPMSSRAQAYAVDRGSYILQGSAGWSSSRFTTEIAGATVHQRSTDVVLTPAVQYFVRPGLALGGQVNVLHSASGGNSSTAYGIGPKATYYFGRGERTYYPYISAGATYVRETFSHANAVGGDGSAGAVFMLTRSVALDGSLYYRHLQNNGDDVKQRINNFGLGIGVTAFAF
- a CDS encoding transglycosylase SLT domain-containing protein is translated as MTDAPRAGRGLTPGTPFPKWILLAFPAIIIAGIALALSTSSMPDSFGPRRGDPDTLPETRIALPKTPDLLETPYLKRAIEAHEGVSAREIAISDLADRYHITGTMARSIYEAAEGEGIDPELGFRIIRVESVFDPKAVGRGGGLGLCQLMLGTARDIDPKVRTVSQVMEPRTNMRLGFRNLRTMIEMFGDVRLGVIAYNRGEIAVQRALKRGRDPENGYGQRVLGPRAHGGKAYAGKGLLAKK